The following DNA comes from Rhizobium lusitanum.
CTCTGCTCCCGGATGGCACGCCTAGCTCCGGCCGCGGTTTTGACAGCACAAGACGACCCGCTTCGCGACGAGGGCGTCGAATATGCAAGACGGCTGGAGACGGCAGGCGTGGCGGTTCATCAGCACGTCTTTCCTGCGGGGACAGGTTGGGCGACGATCTGCGGCGCGCAGTCCTGCGAGAGGCCCGCTTGGCAGACAAGTGTCCGCGACGCGCTTGGCAATTTCTTCAATGAGATCGCCCCGCGCTCGATACCGCGCCCATGAATCGAGCCGAAGTTCGATCAGCCGTCCGCGCTGTCTGCAGTCACGGCGCTCTAACGTCGAACGTCAGGTTCTCAGCGAGGAAATTTACGAAGGCGCGAATCCTTGGCGAAAGCTGGCGGCTGGTGGGCCAGAGAGCAGCGAACTCTCCCGTCTCCCTGACGTAATCATCCATAAGCGGGACAAGCGTGCCCTCCTGGATTTGGATGGACACGGCGAACGGCGGGAGGAATGCAACCCCGAATCCCCGCTCCGCGAGATGGATGATCGGCTCGATGGTCGTGGCGCTCATCGTCTCCGGAATGGCGAAGTGGACGCTGTTGGCGACGGCCAGAGGCCAGTCGACCAGCTTCCCGCTCGCAGGCGACCGCTGTCGCAGGCACGCATGTGATGTCAGGTCTTCGGGCACCTCGGGCCGGCCACGTCGCTCGAGGTAGGCTGGAGAGGCCACTATACGCCCGCTGAACCGCCCAAGACTGCGACGCATCAGTCGACTGTCCGTGGCGACACCGGTTCTGATCACGACATCGAACCCTTCCTCGACCACGTCGACGATCCGGTCGCTGTAGTCCAGATCGAGCAGGATCGCGGGATGGGCCTCCATGAATTCCGCAATGACAGGCGTCAGAAGCATGCCGACCAGCGGCAGGCTCACGCGCAGCCGTCCGCTCGGTTCCGACGCAATCTGCATCATTTCCATCTCCGCCGCTTCGATCTCGCCGAAGATGCGACGGCATCTTTCGAGGAAGACACGGCCCTCCTCGGTCAGCACCATGTTGCGGGTGTTCCGATGGAACAGCCGCACGCCGAGCCGCTTCTCAAGGCGGGTGATCGCTTTCCCGACGGCAGACGCCGACAGTCCGGTGTTTCTGCCAGCCGCGACAAAACTGCCTGTGTCGGCGGCGTGAACGAAGGCGTTGAGGGTGCCAAGGTGCTCCATCACCAATGGATAGCGGAATGCTGTTCCGTAGTAAACGGAAACCAAGGTCCTTTTTCTGAACGGCGGTGCGGTCTACTTGCTGAGCGCAGAGCTACTCAAAGGATACCAACATGGCTGATACGAAAAAGATCTGGTTCATCACCGGCGCGGCACGAGGCTTCGGCCTGCTCTGGGCCAGGGCCGCCCTCGAGCGAGGCGACAACGTCGCTGTGACGGCGAGGAATACGGACGCTCTCGCACCGCTGGTCGAGCAGTTCAGGGACGCAGTCTTTCCGATCGCCCTCGACGTGACTGATCGCCAGGCGGTCTTCGACGCCGTAGGCAAAGCCCACCAGAAATTCGGTCGGCTCGATGTCGTATTGAGCAACGCAGGCTACGGCCATCAGGGCGCCGTCGAGGAAATCACCGAAGCTGAAGCACATGCCCAGATCGACACCAACCTGTTCGGAACCATGTGGGTCGCACAGGCGGCCCTTCCGATCCTTCGCGAGCAGAAGTCCGGCCACATTATCGCGGTGTCCAGCGTACTCGGCGTCTTCGCGATCCCGAACTTCGGTATCTACAACGCCTCCAAGTTTGCGGTCGAAGGGCTACTCGACGCCCTGTCGCAAGAAGTCGCCTCATTCGGCATCAACGTCACGCTCATCGAGCCCGCCGGCTACGCGACGGATTTCAACAATCCGTCTTCTGCCAAGAACTCGGCGCCGAATCCTGCATATCAGGGTGTCAGGGATGGACTGGCGGCAGCCTTCGCGAACTATGTCATGGGCAACCCTGCTGCGACGCCGGCCGCAATTCTGAAGCTGGTGGACAGCCCGAATCCGCCGCTGCGTCTCGCACTTGGCAGCAGCGCCGTGGGCGACATCACCGGCGTCTACCAGAACCGTTTGTCGACATGGGAATCCTGGCAGGACGTGAGCGCGGAAGCGCAGGGCTGATGAACTAAGGGGCGTTTGCCACTCTGTCTCGGGTGGCGAACGCCTGCAACTGGAAGAAAGAGGCGTTCACCATGACTAAACTTTCGATCCTCGAACATGTGCGGGTGACCACCAAGACGGATGCGGGTCAGGCGCTGAACAATGCCCGTGACCTCGCCGCCCATGCCGAACGCTTCGGCTACCACCGCATCTGGGTGGCCGAGCACCATAACATGCCCACTGTCGCCAGCGCCGCGACCGCGGTCGTCATCGGCCATATCGCCGGCGGAACCAATACCATCCGCGTCGGCTCGGGCGGCATCATGCTGCCGAACCATGCGCCCTACGTGATCGCCGAACAGTTCGGCACACTGGCACGGCTTTATCCCGGCCGCATCGACCTTGGTCTCGGCCGCGCACCGGGCACAGATCAGATGGCGGTCCGTGCACTACGTCGTCCACCCGAGGCTTCCGACCAATTCCCGCAGGATATCCTGGAACTACAGGCCTATTTCGCGGCGGCCGCCCCCAACCAGCAGCTTCTCGCGGTTCCGGCGGCAGGGACGAAGGTGCCGCTGTGGATACTCAGTTCCAGCAATTTCGGTGCAATGCTCGCGGCTCAGCTCGGCTTTCCCTACGCGTTCGCGTCGCAGTTCGCCCCCGACTATCTCATGCAGGCGCTTCACATCTACCGCTCAAGTTTCCGGTCATCGCAACAACAGGAACGACCCTACGCCGTCATCGGTGTCAACGTCATCGCTGCCGACACCGATGCACAAGCTCGCCGGCTAGCCACCTCGCAGCAGATGTCGTTTGTCGACATGTTCCGCGGTACGCGTGAACTCACCCCGCCGCCCATCGACGACATCGAGACCTACTGGTCGCCATCGGAAAAGGCGCAGGCAAACAGAATGCTGGCACGTTCCATTATCGGGTCACGAGATACCGTCAGGACTGGGATCGACGCGCTTCTGGCCGAGACGCGAGCAGACGAACTGATGATCGTCTCCGACGTCTTCGAGCATTCCGCCCGGATACGTTCGCTGGAACTGATCGCGCAAGCCGCTGGCATCATGCAGACGTCGCCAACAATGGCTTCCTGACCGATCCCTAGCCTCAGAACATTGCAGACCAAACCATCATCGCGGAGGAAAGAATGATGATAGACGAACTTCTGAACAAGCTGACT
Coding sequences within:
- a CDS encoding LLM class flavin-dependent oxidoreductase; the protein is MTKLSILEHVRVTTKTDAGQALNNARDLAAHAERFGYHRIWVAEHHNMPTVASAATAVVIGHIAGGTNTIRVGSGGIMLPNHAPYVIAEQFGTLARLYPGRIDLGLGRAPGTDQMAVRALRRPPEASDQFPQDILELQAYFAAAAPNQQLLAVPAAGTKVPLWILSSSNFGAMLAAQLGFPYAFASQFAPDYLMQALHIYRSSFRSSQQQERPYAVIGVNVIAADTDAQARRLATSQQMSFVDMFRGTRELTPPPIDDIETYWSPSEKAQANRMLARSIIGSRDTVRTGIDALLAETRADELMIVSDVFEHSARIRSLELIAQAAGIMQTSPTMAS
- a CDS encoding LysR substrate-binding domain-containing protein; this translates as MEHLGTLNAFVHAADTGSFVAAGRNTGLSASAVGKAITRLEKRLGVRLFHRNTRNMVLTEEGRVFLERCRRIFGEIEAAEMEMMQIASEPSGRLRVSLPLVGMLLTPVIAEFMEAHPAILLDLDYSDRIVDVVEEGFDVVIRTGVATDSRLMRRSLGRFSGRIVASPAYLERRGRPEVPEDLTSHACLRQRSPASGKLVDWPLAVANSVHFAIPETMSATTIEPIIHLAERGFGVAFLPPFAVSIQIQEGTLVPLMDDYVRETGEFAALWPTSRQLSPRIRAFVNFLAENLTFDVRAP
- a CDS encoding SDR family NAD(P)-dependent oxidoreductase produces the protein MADTKKIWFITGAARGFGLLWARAALERGDNVAVTARNTDALAPLVEQFRDAVFPIALDVTDRQAVFDAVGKAHQKFGRLDVVLSNAGYGHQGAVEEITEAEAHAQIDTNLFGTMWVAQAALPILREQKSGHIIAVSSVLGVFAIPNFGIYNASKFAVEGLLDALSQEVASFGINVTLIEPAGYATDFNNPSSAKNSAPNPAYQGVRDGLAAAFANYVMGNPAATPAAILKLVDSPNPPLRLALGSSAVGDITGVYQNRLSTWESWQDVSAEAQG